A part of Blastocatellia bacterium genomic DNA contains:
- a CDS encoding ParB/RepB/Spo0J family partition protein has product MAKKRLGIDALFASTIVPDADAVAVRKIALNKIIPNPNQPRRRLEPAALTALVESIRQSGILQPIIVRELTSGEAPYQIVAGERRWQAAKLAALTEIPAIIRTLSDEESLQLALVENLQREDLNPVEETEGYLALLKLKLRDEIEFAAFVRPNDTDPFGDVLRLLFAMNNNRTAQKEAQENGRSKVNNNVVINLTPIVESVFSAIGRTNWLSFIQHRLPLRRLPADVLTALRNGKIEYTKARAIGRLTSETLKCSESQALALRKTILNQAITESLSLIAIRRLIEAEKNKLTTVDKNKVTATEHLQVLTRQTAKELKELKLSQLSEEHQKQLQEKLEELTQLVELVRSTS; this is encoded by the coding sequence AAAAATAGCATTAAATAAAATTATTCCTAACCCAAATCAGCCGCGCCGACGTTTAGAACCAGCCGCTTTGACTGCATTGGTTGAGTCTATTCGTCAAAGTGGGATACTTCAGCCTATTATTGTAAGAGAGTTAACGTCAGGTGAAGCTCCTTATCAAATTGTTGCTGGAGAACGTCGCTGGCAAGCTGCAAAACTCGCCGCTTTAACGGAAATTCCTGCCATTATTCGCACCCTTTCAGATGAAGAATCTCTTCAACTTGCTTTAGTTGAAAACTTGCAACGTGAAGATCTAAACCCTGTTGAAGAAACTGAAGGCTATTTAGCCCTACTTAAACTGAAACTACGAGATGAAATTGAGTTTGCTGCTTTTGTTCGTCCTAATGATACAGACCCCTTTGGCGATGTCTTAAGGCTACTGTTTGCAATGAATAACAATAGAACGGCTCAAAAAGAAGCTCAAGAAAATGGACGAAGCAAAGTTAATAACAACGTTGTTATTAACTTGACCCCAATTGTTGAATCTGTTTTTTCTGCTATAGGTCGTACTAACTGGCTATCCTTTATTCAGCATCGATTACCTTTAAGACGACTTCCGGCAGATGTTTTAACTGCTCTACGAAATGGCAAAATTGAGTATACAAAAGCGCGTGCTATAGGTCGTTTAACTAGCGAAACCTTAAAATGTTCTGAAAGCCAAGCCCTAGCATTAAGAAAAACTATTCTTAATCAAGCTATTACAGAGTCTTTATCATTAATAGCTATTAGACGTTTAATTGAAGCAGAAAAAAACAAATTAACAACAGTTGATAAAAATAAAGTAACAGCTACGGAACATTTACAGGTTTTAACTCGTCAAACAGCAAAAGAATTAAAAGAATTAAAATTATCTCAACTTTCAGAAGAACATCAAAAACAACTTCAAGAAAAACTTGAAGAATTAACTCAACTAGTCGAGCTAGTTAGATCTACTAGTTAG